The nucleotide sequence gcTACAATTTGTGTCATGAGCATGAAATATTAGAATTGCAAGTACTTCACAATAAAAAGAACAGGTCAGAGCGGCACCATCACATAGATATACTTCAGTTGGCTTTGACAATCAGCTGAATCAATCATATGAAAGATATTGTGAAGACAAGATTAAATTAACCCATTAAATGATAACAGACTAGAGAACAGGCAAACAgaatacattttcctttcctgctgtcGAGACCAGAGCATACCAGTTGCTTTTCTGCTGCTATATGGAAAAGATGAAGAGCATGCAGCTCTATGGCTCAAGGCTCTGACTGTATAATAAAGACCATAACGTATTTGCACTGTGAGTGACCAAGCATTTGTCCCTGCTTCCAGCATCGCAGATACAATATCCCACTGCTTTGTCCAAGTCACATAACCCATGAATTTTAGTTCTTAGAGCTGTTCTAGAACAACATGCTTATTAAATTGCTTCCTTGGGATCTAGTCAGTAGAGTAAGAATAAGCACAACGCACACACAGCAGGGACTGGGGGAAAAGTGACTTGCCCAGAAGGAGTCCAGGCAAAACTTAGCAGAAACTCAGGATTTCTTCTCGGTCTTTTGCCTTATTCATTAAATTATTCTCCTTTGGACAACTCCGAGTTATTTGAGGAGAAAGCTCTGGCAAATCTTTCTGTCTCCTTCCTAACCATGGGCTCTAATTACATAttgcttttttccctgtgctgtaTTTATCTTCCCCAGAAAGATTTGGAAGCTGCAGTGTAAGGTAAGCAGTGGGGCTGGCATATTTAACCAACATAAACCACAGAAGGTTAATGCCACAAACCAGTGTGTATATGTTTTCCTGTGGTTTGCATTAGTGTTTGCTAACTGTGCTCCGAATTTTGCTAACCGAATACATATCAATATTTTACGTGTCTCCTAGTCTTACTGTAGGAGGAAAAGCATGACCACATCATGCCCACCAGAAATTCAACGGACTGGTACGACCTCTGAGGAACTCTAGCGAGCCTTCAGCTGTAGTTATTGCTGcctttgctcttttcttcttctcccagctgcccccTTTAGTGACATAACTGCTTTTTATTCAACTCTGCCATTTCAAAACTCCTCAGTTATTTCTGGCTGAAGTCCTGTaatgaaacaaagcagcacagtTTGTATTTATCAAGCTTCTTATACCACTACAGGATGACTCAGCTCCACCTTTCTCGCCCAGCATTGCTGCATTTTGTTCAAATGCACTGgaatatgtgcatttttttcctcaatcaCTATAAAGATCATCCTCTGGTATCGTAGAGGCCACTACAATTTTATAGACCGCCAGCTGAGCAACACCACCCTGGCCCGAGTACACAGCGCCTGGACCCAGCTGGCGGCTCTACCAGAACATCAGAGCACCCACTGCTCCTCCCTCTCaggtttttaaattctgcttcaaACACAGGGCCACTAAGTCAGACACGTATAAATCAAGTGACACCAAGAAAGTTCATGCTAACACTGTAATGACTCAACCTTCTCTAAAACACAGAGTGACAAGCAAGTCTAATCTCCAGTGACAGAATGACGCAGTTTCAGGAACAATTCACCTAATTACCCAGGACATGATTTAAGCCATTTCATATGTAATATTGTGATACTCTACGGCAGGAAATAACAAATACACCATCTTTTCATTTCAATATTCTGACCAGCACCTGGATTTCAATGAAAATCACAAATATTCAAAGAGATGCAGGTGCCATGACTTCACAAGACCTCTGCTTTTGATTTATACCCATGAACCAAGAGGCCTGCCAGACTCTCCACTGCGagcaaaatgcagctgtttaATTGCAGCATTAAAGGAATACAAACTTAATCCCATACATTAAGCTAAAGACTCGAAAAACtttcaaatctattttaataaatCCTGAGTTAAAATATGCTTATAACTATGGAAGCTTTAAACAAACGGATATGCTTATTTTCATCCCTTTGTTTTAGCACTTCTGTTACCCCACATTTCTTTCGCCAGCCAGGAGAGGATAACCCTTTGCTGCTCTTGTCATCTGTAAAACTTCAGCTTGCTGCTAGAAGCTCCATTCATGACATTTGCACTGAACACGTCggatttatcttttaaatactgacGACAGGCATCAAATGTCTCCACGGTACTATGTGGGATGCTACGGTTCACAACCCAGTTTCATTACCACAGGCATGAGCCTGAGCTCTGGACACAGACGCTTCTATGGGATTGTTTTGATACATCAAGTCCCCAAGTTCAGTTCTTGTTTTCCAAAGTCCAATTTGTTCCATtttataaaaccagaaagacaaAAACGAAATATccctgacttttaaaaaaacccctgcccCAACCAGGTAAGAAAATCTGTAACACTTTTTAGTAATATCAGGAAAGCACTAGCAATGACTCTGCAGTGAATCTTGGTAGATTTAAGATCTGCATTTAACTTTGTGCCAGTGTCTCCAACAGTCCTTTTCTGTACAATTATCCATTTTGGCTGCACAAGTGTTTCAAAATAGCATTTGGAAATACCCTCAGGTTAAGTCTCTAAAACAAACAATGGTTTGCAAACTTGCCCTAGAAAGATAATTTCCATTTAATCAGAATATTGCATGTACTGTTCAATTGCCCtgctccattttattttatatccctggtctttttttcaaaagatcTGTACAACAACGCATTTTTACAAGTGAACCTCAGCTCTTGCTGAGGCTGAATTGAATCTTAAAACCTAGAGAATGATTTGGTTTATTAACTTGCAGTGCCACCTAGCAAATGtccttaacatttttcttcctgatgtaGCTTTACAAACGACAGCATAGAGcttccatattttttaaaaaagacaaacttgTGCTCGCACTATTTTAAGCATCTAGTGCATAGTTTTGAACAGTTAATTTTTTATCAGAAATTATGCTTACAAATAGGATATTAATAAAGATGCTCACATACCTAAAATTCTGGTATATGACCTTTGAGAACTAGTTTTGGACATAACCCTTATCCATTTGTCTACAAATAGCTCCATTaattgttggtttgtttttgtttattggAGTCCTGAGATATGAGGGACTCTTGCCATCATAATAAGGAGGATTTTAGCCTATTAAGGCACATTAGTGCCTGGTATGTAGACACCTTTCAGACTCACCTGAAAGCTATAGCGGCTTGATTTGCTTTGCCTTAAAATAATAACCATCTCCAGAACAGAACAAGTTCAGATACTTAACTCTGCGTCTGAACTGCAAGGCTACACCACAGACCCACATGTGGGAGACATTAAAATGCAGCAATTCAGAATAAACGCTGCAGTCACTTTCTATTTCCCAGATCTCTAACAGGACGCTGTTCCCTGTTTAGTTCCTGTGCCAAATTCTAGTAAGCCATTTAAAAGAGAACataacaaaacaagcaaaaagcaaCCTCATGACATCAAAGCgaaggacaaagagaaaaatacaccCTGCTGACTGACCTTATCTTCTCTGGTAACACATTGGAGACCAACTACACTACAGGCTCCTTGAATAAAGCAGCTTGTCTTCATTTACAATGTCAACACGTACCAATATTTAGACAGTACTTTGGCAGCAATACAAAATGATACAGTTTTATTGCTTCTCTTCGAGTGTCTAAGTAGAGTTCTGCTATTATACTTCCTGGTGAACAGAGAAACCAGAACACGCTTTGTAGAGTTCAAGAATTAAAACAAGTCAAAACAAAAGATAAGTTTCCAATAATAAGAACAGGTTTGGCTCAGTTATGATCCTGTGACCCTTGATTTATCAGCCTATCTCCAAAGAGCCCAGCACTGCATGAGGACTGTATTTACAGGAAAACTTGTGCATCACTTTAgaaagccaaaggaaaaaaaaaaaaataaaaaaaaatttccatccTGTAAAGAATGAAATTTTGTCAAGCACTATGGACCCGATCTTTATCTAAGATGTATGGcagatatttctgtatttctgagaatTGCTAAGTCagggaagattttatttttccaaagaaaccTACATTTTGCATACTTTCGAGATCAGAACTGAACCACTAGGTCTTTCCAGAATAACCTTCTCTATATAGCATGGTCCAATTAGTTTTGCATAGAACTCTCTTTACACAAAAATAACAGATGCATTTCAGATGCTGTACTCCTTCAAGAAATTTGGACCTTAGTCCCTGCAGATTGACAAGAGTTGTCTTTctaaaaagccattttaaaataaagatccTTGGATGTTTGTCTCTCACCAGCCTGACTTGATGCATTTACTGGTTTTGCCAGTTCTGATATAATTTTATGGTTTGGGTCCTCTTTCACTCATCCTTGTCACTGTTTTTCCATAGAGTTCTCCAGATCCCTGATGTGTCGTCATCTATACAGAGCAGACTCACACCCTGGTTTCCTGCTTCGAAATGTGCTACAAGAAATGCAGTTATAAATTTGCTAGAAAAAACGTTCCACCAAACACCACAGGCTTTAACAtcacctcctttttctttcacagagtTCGTGTACATCTGCTGCTAAAATGTTATAACAAGGGAAAAGACTTTACACGCGATTTCTATCCACTGGAAGTAGCAGTCAGATTTAGAATCaaaaagtctgtcccttttCCCCACGTTCATAGGATTCtttgaatgactgaaaaggaaTCACTTCTTCAGGTCAGGTGGATTTACGATATACCATCCGTTGCTTAGCATTGGAAAATCGGATATTAGAGGATTATTGCTACTGTTCCCTTTCATGCTTCAGCCTCTTCTTGACACCacattacagaaagaaacatgaaCACATAGGTCAGGCATTTCAAACAAGTCCCTCTGGTTTCTAATTCCCAAAAGCTGAATCCCACCAGAAGCCAGATGTTCCGACTGAACCAAACCTCCACAACGCAGCTTAGAAGGTCTTGACTGACAATGCTTTCACTACATACCACGAAACACTCACACTTATTTTAAGTCATGGTTTTCAACATTTTCCTTGTCTTCTCAATTGTGAGAGATACAACTCTGTATTTATAAATTCACGTAACTGTTTCCTTCACAAGAGACGAAGATTATTATTGCTAAAACCCGTGGCATGTTATAATAAAGTAGGCGGTGTGGATGTtctcaaatttattttattaaaatatgccTTTTTGACTACTAATTATAATGATACTattctttttgcctttgtatAATGCAAAGATTAGTCATGACAAGtggttttttctcctcagaaagTAAAGGAAATCCATACCTTAATTAATAAGAAGATAATTACTATGCTTAAGTGATGAGGACTCAGGCAGCTTTCTGTTGAGAAgctatttatttctcttccttttcattcagTTTGTCTACAAGAACTTTTCAGATGTGTGTAGCTCTTCATGCCAGTTAACAAAATAACGCAGTACAACTGGGAACATGCTTATGAAATACGTCTTTGTACTCTGGAAGGGAGGACACacatctgttttttttctctctcacctcctcatCTCTCAATCTCTGAAATTCTCTAAGACCTCACAAAAAcactttctgtgttttacaaACTTTCAGAGCTCAAACTTATGCCTTATTAACATTTAACGTCAGGTTTTCTATGCAAGTCACTATGTAAATGTACATAAAGTTTTTTGCCAGCCAAGAAATGAGGATGGATGGCTCTTGAAGTTCTCAACAGAACATCCTTGCTGCAGGTGCTGTTATTTGCAGTGAGCACTTCTCTTTCATAAATACAGAGAACTACAAGGTGTCAACCAAAACAGCCTTGTCAGCATAGTCTTGGCAATTCCATATGACAGGCTTAATAGCGCTACTGACCAGCTAGAGATGAACAGTTAGTTACATTTTATAATCACTGTGTGCACCCTTTCAATTTGTTAGGCAGTGAGGAACATGAGCAATAACAActgactgctgtgctttgtcATTCTCCAGGTTATAATTACTAATTAGGAGTCACTGTCAATCATCGCATGCACAATTAAGTAGTTATCCCAAGTTTTCACTATTAAATAATAATcaagaaacacatttctttaGATTTCCATGgataatttcacattttttataaaaataatcagacattttgaaaaatacataattatttgggggaaaaaaacctaccattaaaaaaagcaacattgtATTTCTATCTCCTGTTTTAGGCACACGACACAGTCATTACACAGAGAAGATGAAACCCTATGGAATTTACtatgaaaatttccattttttttaccatttaaatTTCTAATACTGAGGAAATGTTGGGTCAATTTTACTGGCCCAAGCCATGAGCCCCCCTTTAATATCCTTAGCTAACACAGAACCAAATTCTTTGACAGGTAACTCCTGCAAAATTCTTACAGCCTTCTGAGAATCATTTCCTAATTTGCAAACAACATATACAGGAAAAGATGTTTGGCCATGagttctctgcttttcttcacaaattcttttttctaaatattccAGATATTCTTCATCTTTATCTTCTAATTTACTCAAAGGAATGTGGACAGCATGTGCCAGGCGACAGATATCCACTTCTACCCGTGGACGAACATCTAACAATACATGAGGAACTTGCTCATCCAACAGTTTTTTGTATTCCTCTACAGATACTCTGTCTTTACTGGACAGCAGATGTAAAGTCCTGCACTTGTCTGTTGCAGACGAACCACAAAACGCCTCATAATCTTGAAGGCAGGTGACAGATGGACTGTCACCACAAACAGCACAGTCTGGTTTCTTTGGTCTTAACTTGATATTGCGAAATCTCCCTTCGAGGGCATCAAACATTAGCATGAACTGATTGAAGGAGGAACCCATTCCCGAGGCAATCTTCAGCACTTCCAAGGCCTGGATGCACCCCATGATGCCTGGCACAACACCCAACACTCCCCCATCCGCACAGTTAGTCACAGTCTCTGGTGGGGGCGGCTTGGGGAACAGACACCTGTAGCAGGGCCCCCCCTGGTAGTTGTACACCACCAGCTGCCCCTCCAGCCGCAGGGCGCTGCCAGACACCAGGGGCTTCCCAGCCAGAACACAGGCGTCGTTCACCAAGTA is from Caloenas nicobarica isolate bCalNic1 chromosome 15, bCalNic1.hap1, whole genome shotgun sequence and encodes:
- the MOCS3 gene encoding adenylyltransferase and sulfurtransferase MOCS3, translating into MAGSAEAARLSAEIGQRERELRGLRERLAALLAGGPAGDAALTEEGTSGFPGELPPLPAQASLSPADILRYSRQLVLPELGVRGQLLLARCSVLVVGCGGLGCPLAQYLAAAGIGRLGLVDHDVVETSNLHRQVLHGEARRGLPKAVSAAAALRLLNSTVQYVPYCGALSPRTALELVRQYDIIADCSDNVPTRYLVNDACVLAGKPLVSGSALRLEGQLVVYNYQGGPCYRCLFPKPPPPETVTNCADGGVLGVVPGIMGCIQALEVLKIASGMGSSFNQFMLMFDALEGRFRNIKLRPKKPDCAVCGDSPSVTCLQDYEAFCGSSATDKCRTLHLLSSKDRVSVEEYKKLLDEQVPHVLLDVRPRVEVDICRLAHAVHIPLSKLEDKDEEYLEYLEKRICEEKQRTHGQTSFPVYVVCKLGNDSQKAVRILQELPVKEFGSVLAKDIKGGLMAWASKIDPTFPQY